A genome region from Conger conger chromosome 16, fConCon1.1, whole genome shotgun sequence includes the following:
- the znf653 gene encoding zinc finger protein 653, with protein sequence MVNYAQLPGRYIYQLPVRSNLLPQQQTAVIKMADAYSEETSTLDSGEAGEQISAILRRCRGRPRLTDTDRAKRRLESRKKYDVRRVYLGESHKVWSELRRRTSLSDAGLAEYLILLHSTYGERHQHKHIGKKTTAELCIKQKSEKRGEASSLRSLVQWYQDHTRSCPHEPRLQGLEPALGLSTAAVWQCDAGHSFVQRFPSPAACASESETEGEVEGSGRALAQTRGVRTRARRKRRTAGSTASNQFTDPGEESEEAGVQDAEVTLNHVGKATTSKLLPGPTSRKDSPSTELSMGEQSIWEMEVVMEGAKCLAQESESEGLCQGVVMENDTTEDEKGAQEVLGRCGVQGGGTALGQGQEGYECVVVTAAMTDRLENGDADVLSNHVANGNHQPHPPPAPPTIQGDIFEPQTLQTVVASCQIPDGRGTLEGSQQVIIITGPGYEALTSEGIQLNMAGAGGDEVTCTFIEGVAYNQVCPTEAALKAPVPDTDGIRELGNKQLLQPSVGPHRPEASERENQRSLSRSRRSRRGPVVEADGMLKMFHCPYEGCSQVYVAISSFQNHVNLVHRKGRTKVCPHPGCGKKFYLSNHLHRHMIIHSGVRDFICETCGKSFKRKNHLEVHRRTHTGETPLQCEICGYQCRQRASLNWHMKKHTPEALYNFTCEHCGKRFEKLDSVKFHKLKSHPDKQAA encoded by the exons ATGGTAAATTATGCTCAACTTCCTGGAAGGTACATCTATCAACTTCCGGTAAGGTCAAATCTCTTACCACAACAACAGACAGCTGTTATCAAGATGGCGGACGCTTATAGCGAAGAGACGAGTACCCTGGACAGTGGAGAAGCCGGGGAACAGATTTCGGCTATACTGAGGCGATGCAGAGGTCGCCCTCGGCTCACTGACACCGATCGGGCGAAGAGACGACTGGAGTCGCGGAAAAAGTATGATGTGAGGCGCGTGTACCTCGGGGAGTCGCACAAGGTCTGGAGCGAACTGAGACGGCGGACCAGCTTGAGTGACGCTGGACTCGCTGAGTACTTAATCTTGTTGCACTCAACATACGGGGAGAGGCATCAGCACAAACATATCGG GAAGAAAACGACAGCAGAGCTGTGTATCAAACAAAAAAGTG AAAAGAGGGGTGAGGCGAGCAGCCTCCGAAGCCTTGTGCAGTGGTACCAGGATCACACCCGCTCCTGTCCGCATGAACCCCGGCTGCAGGGCCTGGAGCCGGCCCTCGGCCTCTCCACCGCCGCGGTGTGGCAGTGCGATGCGGGCCACTCTTTCGTGCAGCGCTTCCCATCGCCAGCAGCATGCGCCAGCGAGTCTGAGACCGAGGGCGAGGTGGAGGGCAGCGGGCGGGCGCTCGCGCAGACGAGAGGCGTCAGGACGCGGGCGAGGCGGAAGAGGAGGACGGCGGGATCCACCGCTTCCAACCAATTTACAG ACCCTGGCGAGGAGTCAGAGGAGGCTGGTGTGCAGGACGCTGAGGTAACCCTGAACCACGTGGGCAAGGCCACCACCTCGAAGCTGCTTCCAGGCCCCACGTCCCGGAAAGATTCCCCGTCCACCGAGCTCTCCATGGGGGAGCAGTCCATCTGGGAGATGGAGGTGGTGATGGAGGGGGCCAAGTGTTTGGCGCAGGAGTCGGAGAGCGAGGGGCTGTGCCAAGGCGTAGTGATGGAGAATGACACCACGGAGGATGAGAAGGGGGCGCAGGAGGTGCTGGGGAGGTGTGGGGTCCAGGGAGGGGGCACAGCCTTGGGGCAGGGTCAGGAGGGGTACGAGTGTGTGGTGGTGACGGCGGCCATGACGGACCGGCTAGAGAACGGGGATGCGGATGTGCTGAGCAACCACGTCGCCAACGGCAACCATCAGCCCCACCCACCGCCAGCCCCTCCCACCATACAGGGAGACATTTTCGAACCCCAGACTCTGCAGACAGTGGTGGCCAGCTGCCAGATCCCAGATGGGAGGGGGACTTTAGAGGGATCACAG CAGGTTATCATCATCACTGGCCCTGGGTACGAGGCCCTGACATCAGAGGGCATCCAGCTGAACATGGCTGGTGCGGGCGGGGATGAAGTAACCTGCACCTTTATTGAGGGCGTGGCCTACAATCAGGTGTGCCCAACAGAGGCTGCTCTCAAGGCCCCGGTCCCAGACACAGACGGCATCAGGG AACTGGGAAACAAACAGCTGCTGCAGCCCAGTGTGGGGCCCCACAGACCTGAGGCCTCTGAGAGGGAGAACCAGAGGAGCctcagcag ATCCAGGCGGAGCCGGCGGGGTCCAGTGGTGGAGGCGGACGGGATGCTGAAGATGTTCCACTGTCCGTACGAGGGCTGCAGCCAGGTGTACGTGGCCATCAGCAGTTTTCAG AATCACGTGAATCTGGTCCACAGGAAGGGCAGGACTAAGGTGTGCCCTCATCCTGGCTGCGGAAAGAAGTTCTACCTCTCCAACCACCTGCATCGTCACATGATCATCCACTCGg GTGTGCGGGACTTTATCTGTGAGACGTGCGGGAAGTCTTTCAAACGCAAGAATCACCTGGAGGTTCATCGGCGCACGCACACCGGCGAGACACCCCTGCA GTGCGAGATCTGCGGGTACCAGTGCCGCCAGCGGGCCTCGCTCAACTGGCACATGAAGAAGCACACTCCAGAGGCCCTGTACAACTTCACCTGCGAGCACTGCGGCAAGAGGTTCGAGAAGCTGGACAGCGTCAAATTCCACAAACTCAAGAGCCACCCCGACAAGCAGGCCGCCTGA
- the LOC133114854 gene encoding erythropoietin receptor-like isoform X2 has product MLDLTCFWEEDSRSAPGQYTFIYKYQNENSTACAVASQSAGGGRTRYFCKLSKVKHFVSLDLQVFQNGAPLHNRSLSIDLVFLLDPPANLTVRRTEQRGQLRLRWLPPSLKYMAESMMYEVRYALAGSPARKLEVVRGNTEFILRSLNAGTRYEVWVRAKPDGLTYNGYWSAWTPSVSMETPPSDLDPLVIGLCLVISLILTLLSLMAFLSHRRYLWKIWPVHIPSPENQFPGLFTVYGGDFLEWLGQSSGWLQLRPSLFYQEAMSGPLEVLSEASNGPLSPGLTLLPRASGMQQGVSEEEEEEDDGSVKLGSTSMERSKTPSYECWLMDQLQTLQKQPIPSPWPSLLQSQDAYVTLDQISQPGSRDGVPSPPLILDDVSEELHVLVAAPGNATSRSELGAPCQGFRSGRLSSHSGFEYPQNPWLSKGPGSPYLAVADSGVSMDYSPMSSSTTRSGGAGSLYATDQRELHCTILANFQSPLPSEYRAFSLTGGVGGGDARTGEVDLPSGPRLPGSAGKGAAPVPVEGTPYGEVAVEDGEDGIWSRQLAARVPLPAGVERDDDPTGSAGPAPLLQLPGEEGRRVGQ; this is encoded by the exons ATGTTGGACCTCACATGCTTTTGGGAGGAAGACAGCCGCAGTGCCCCTGGCCAGTACACATTCATATACAAATACCA GAATGAGAACAGCACTGCTTGTGCTGTGGCATCCCAGTCAGCAGGGGGCGGTAGGACAAGGTATTTCTGTAAGCTGTCCAAGGTCAAGCACTTCGTTTCCTTGGATCTGCAAGTGTTCCAGAATGGAGCACCACTCCACAACCGCAGCCTTTCCATTGAccttgtgt TTCTGCTGGATCCCCCCGCCAACCTGACGGTCAGGAGGACTGAGCAGAGGGGCCAGCTGAGGCTGCGCTggctgcccccctccctgaaGTACATGGCCGAGAGCATGATGTACGAGGTCCGCTACGCCCTGGCGGGCAGTCCCGCGCGAAAG CTGGAGGTGGTGCGTGGCAACACAGAGTTCATACTGCGCAGCCTGAATGCTGGCACCAGGTACGAAGTGTGGGTCCGTGCCAAGCCTGACGGCCTCACCTACAACGGCTACTGGAGTGCTTGGACGCCCTCGGTCTCCATGGAAACTCCTCCCAGCG ACCTGGACCCACTCGTGATTGGGCTCTGCCTGGTCATTTCTCTAATCCTGACCCTGCTGTCTCTCATGGCGTTCCTGTCCCATCGCAG GTACTTATGGAAGATATGGCCTGTCCATATTCCCAGTCCAGAAAACCAGTTTCCAGGTCTCTTCACGGTGTATGGAGGTGACTTTCTG GAGTGGCTGGGCCAAAGCAGTGGATGGTTGCAACTGAGGCCTAGCCTCTTCTACCAGGAAGCAATGTCAGGCCCATTGGAGGTGCTGTCCGAGGCCAGTAATGGGCCCCTCAGCCCTGGTCTCACCCTGCTCCCCAGGGCATCCGGCATGCAGCAGGGGgtgagtgaggaagaggaggaagaagatgaCGGGAGTGTGAAACTGGGCTCCACTTCCATGGAAAGGTCGAAGACACCCTCCTATGAGTGCTGGCTGATGGATCAACTCCAGACTCTGCAGAAGCAGCCCATCCCCAGCCCCTGGCCCTCCCTCCTGCAGTCCCAGGATGCTTATGTGACTCTAGACCAGATCTCCCAGCCTGGCAGCAGAGACGGCGTGCCTTCCCCGCCCTTAATACTAGACGATGTTTCTGAAGAGTTGCACGTCCTCGTCGCAGCCCCCGGGAACGCCACGTCCCGCTCCGAACTCGGGGCCCCTTGCCAGGGTTTCAGATCGGGCAGACTGTCCTCCCATTCTGGCTTTGAGTACCCCCAAAATCCCTGGCTGTCCAAGGGACCTGGGTCGCCCTACCTGGCCGTGGCTGATTCGGGCGTCTCCATGGACTACAGCCCCATGAGTTCCAGTACGACTCGATCGGGTGGGGCTGGAAGCCTCTATGCTA CTGACCAACGAGAACTCCACTGCACCATTTTGGCGAACTTCCAATCGCCACTGCCGTCCGAGTATCGGGCCTTCTCCCTTACCGGCGGCGTGGGTGGCGGTGACGCCCGCACCGGAGAAGTAGATCTGCCAAGCGGCCCCCGGCTCCCCGGCAGTGCCGGGAAGGGCGCAGCTCCAGTCCCGGTCGAGGGTACCCCGTACGGGGAAGTAGCGGTCGAGGACGGAGAGGACGGGATCTGGAGCCGGCAGCTCGCTGCCCGCGTGCCCCTGCCTGCCGGTGTCGAAAGAGACGATGACCCGACAGGGAGcgcaggccccgcccctctcctccaGCTTCCCGGTGAGGAAGGCCGCCGTGTCGGCCAATAG
- the LOC133114843 gene encoding tetraspanin-1-like, with amino-acid sequence MGCFKILKTIMFLFNGIIVVAGGAILGVGVWVKVDSGSLLGFLGSIKNAPGELSQVLNVGYLLIAVGAVLLLIGFLGCCGAAKESKCMLLLFFVIVLIIFIAEVAGAIAVLIFKPLVAGLINSVGEDAVKSIKRIYDSDSDFTALLNTTMYGLTCCGFYGYSDFTGSPFTNRTQQYPGPCCNGSLCDQEEARGMNVTGCLGRVGELIEENAVVLGGVALGIGALEIAAMVVAMTLYCKIGK; translated from the exons ATGGGCTGCTTCAAGATTCTCAAAACCATAATGTTCCTTTTCAATGGGATCATCGTT gtGGCAGGTGGGGCGATCCTGggcgtgggtgtgtgggtgaagGTGGACAGCGGCTCTCTCCTGGGCTTCCTGGGCAGCATTAAAAACGCTCCGGGGGAGCTCAGCCAGGTGCTGAACGTGGGCTACCTGCTGATCGCCGTGGGAGCAGTGCTGCTGCTCATCGGCTTCCTGGGCTGCTGTGGAGCGGCCAAGGAGAGCAAGTGCATGCTCCTGCTG tTCTTCGTCATCGTGCTCATCATCTTCATCGCAGAAGTGGCGGGGGCCATTGCAGTCCTGATCTTCAAACCCCTG GTGGCAGGCCTCATTAACTCCGTTGGTGAAGACGCCGTTAAAAGCATTAAGAGAATCTATGATTCAGACTCCGATTTCACTGCGCTTTTAAACACCACCATGTATGGG CTGACGTGCTGTGGGTTCTATGGCTACTCTGACTTCACAGGTTCTCCATTCACCAATAGGACCCAGCAGTACCCAGGACCCTGCTGCAACGGGTCACTTTGCGACCAAGAAGAAGCACGTGGAATG AACGTGACCGGGTGCCTCGGCAGGGTGGGGGAGCTGATCGAGGAGAACGCGGTGGTCCTGGGTGGAGTGGCACTCGGGATCGGTGCTCTCGAG ATTGCTGCGATGGTCGTAGCCATGACCCTGTACTGTAAGATTGGCAAGTGA
- the LOC133114854 gene encoding erythropoietin receptor-like isoform X3, with protein MNENSTACAVASQSAGGGRTRYFCKLSKVKHFVSLDLQVFQNGAPLHNRSLSIDLVFLLDPPANLTVRRTEQRGQLRLRWLPPSLKYMAESMMYEVRYALAGSPARKLEVVRGNTEFILRSLNAGTRYEVWVRAKPDGLTYNGYWSAWTPSVSMETPPSDLDPLVIGLCLVISLILTLLSLMAFLSHRRYLWKIWPVHIPSPENQFPGLFTVYGGDFLEWLGQSSGWLQLRPSLFYQEAMSGPLEVLSEASNGPLSPGLTLLPRASGMQQGVSEEEEEEDDGSVKLGSTSMERSKTPSYECWLMDQLQTLQKQPIPSPWPSLLQSQDAYVTLDQISQPGSRDGVPSPPLILDDVSEELHVLVAAPGNATSRSELGAPCQGFRSGRLSSHSGFEYPQNPWLSKGPGSPYLAVADSGVSMDYSPMSSSTTRSGGAGSLYATDQRELHCTILANFQSPLPSEYRAFSLTGGVGGGDARTGEVDLPSGPRLPGSAGKGAAPVPVEGTPYGEVAVEDGEDGIWSRQLAARVPLPAGVERDDDPTGSAGPAPLLQLPGEEGRRVGQ; from the exons AT GAATGAGAACAGCACTGCTTGTGCTGTGGCATCCCAGTCAGCAGGGGGCGGTAGGACAAGGTATTTCTGTAAGCTGTCCAAGGTCAAGCACTTCGTTTCCTTGGATCTGCAAGTGTTCCAGAATGGAGCACCACTCCACAACCGCAGCCTTTCCATTGAccttgtgt TTCTGCTGGATCCCCCCGCCAACCTGACGGTCAGGAGGACTGAGCAGAGGGGCCAGCTGAGGCTGCGCTggctgcccccctccctgaaGTACATGGCCGAGAGCATGATGTACGAGGTCCGCTACGCCCTGGCGGGCAGTCCCGCGCGAAAG CTGGAGGTGGTGCGTGGCAACACAGAGTTCATACTGCGCAGCCTGAATGCTGGCACCAGGTACGAAGTGTGGGTCCGTGCCAAGCCTGACGGCCTCACCTACAACGGCTACTGGAGTGCTTGGACGCCCTCGGTCTCCATGGAAACTCCTCCCAGCG ACCTGGACCCACTCGTGATTGGGCTCTGCCTGGTCATTTCTCTAATCCTGACCCTGCTGTCTCTCATGGCGTTCCTGTCCCATCGCAG GTACTTATGGAAGATATGGCCTGTCCATATTCCCAGTCCAGAAAACCAGTTTCCAGGTCTCTTCACGGTGTATGGAGGTGACTTTCTG GAGTGGCTGGGCCAAAGCAGTGGATGGTTGCAACTGAGGCCTAGCCTCTTCTACCAGGAAGCAATGTCAGGCCCATTGGAGGTGCTGTCCGAGGCCAGTAATGGGCCCCTCAGCCCTGGTCTCACCCTGCTCCCCAGGGCATCCGGCATGCAGCAGGGGgtgagtgaggaagaggaggaagaagatgaCGGGAGTGTGAAACTGGGCTCCACTTCCATGGAAAGGTCGAAGACACCCTCCTATGAGTGCTGGCTGATGGATCAACTCCAGACTCTGCAGAAGCAGCCCATCCCCAGCCCCTGGCCCTCCCTCCTGCAGTCCCAGGATGCTTATGTGACTCTAGACCAGATCTCCCAGCCTGGCAGCAGAGACGGCGTGCCTTCCCCGCCCTTAATACTAGACGATGTTTCTGAAGAGTTGCACGTCCTCGTCGCAGCCCCCGGGAACGCCACGTCCCGCTCCGAACTCGGGGCCCCTTGCCAGGGTTTCAGATCGGGCAGACTGTCCTCCCATTCTGGCTTTGAGTACCCCCAAAATCCCTGGCTGTCCAAGGGACCTGGGTCGCCCTACCTGGCCGTGGCTGATTCGGGCGTCTCCATGGACTACAGCCCCATGAGTTCCAGTACGACTCGATCGGGTGGGGCTGGAAGCCTCTATGCTA CTGACCAACGAGAACTCCACTGCACCATTTTGGCGAACTTCCAATCGCCACTGCCGTCCGAGTATCGGGCCTTCTCCCTTACCGGCGGCGTGGGTGGCGGTGACGCCCGCACCGGAGAAGTAGATCTGCCAAGCGGCCCCCGGCTCCCCGGCAGTGCCGGGAAGGGCGCAGCTCCAGTCCCGGTCGAGGGTACCCCGTACGGGGAAGTAGCGGTCGAGGACGGAGAGGACGGGATCTGGAGCCGGCAGCTCGCTGCCCGCGTGCCCCTGCCTGCCGGTGTCGAAAGAGACGATGACCCGACAGGGAGcgcaggccccgcccctctcctccaGCTTCCCGGTGAGGAAGGCCGCCGTGTCGGCCAATAG
- the LOC133114854 gene encoding erythropoietin receptor-like isoform X1: MTKIKTTMLKRLLAFLFFQRTFFVKGVRDFETKVALLTAVEQENPKCFAEGMLDLTCFWEEDSRSAPGQYTFIYKYQNENSTACAVASQSAGGGRTRYFCKLSKVKHFVSLDLQVFQNGAPLHNRSLSIDLVFLLDPPANLTVRRTEQRGQLRLRWLPPSLKYMAESMMYEVRYALAGSPARKLEVVRGNTEFILRSLNAGTRYEVWVRAKPDGLTYNGYWSAWTPSVSMETPPSDLDPLVIGLCLVISLILTLLSLMAFLSHRRYLWKIWPVHIPSPENQFPGLFTVYGGDFLEWLGQSSGWLQLRPSLFYQEAMSGPLEVLSEASNGPLSPGLTLLPRASGMQQGVSEEEEEEDDGSVKLGSTSMERSKTPSYECWLMDQLQTLQKQPIPSPWPSLLQSQDAYVTLDQISQPGSRDGVPSPPLILDDVSEELHVLVAAPGNATSRSELGAPCQGFRSGRLSSHSGFEYPQNPWLSKGPGSPYLAVADSGVSMDYSPMSSSTTRSGGAGSLYATDQRELHCTILANFQSPLPSEYRAFSLTGGVGGGDARTGEVDLPSGPRLPGSAGKGAAPVPVEGTPYGEVAVEDGEDGIWSRQLAARVPLPAGVERDDDPTGSAGPAPLLQLPGEEGRRVGQ; the protein is encoded by the exons ATGACCAAAATCAAAACAACAATGCTTAAGAGATTGttggcatttcttttttttcaaaggaCTTTCTTCGTGAAGGGGGTTCGGGACTTTGAAACCAAAG TGGCGCTATTGACCGCTGTTGAGCAGGAGAACCCTAAATGCTTCGCAGAAGGGATGTTGGACCTCACATGCTTTTGGGAGGAAGACAGCCGCAGTGCCCCTGGCCAGTACACATTCATATACAAATACCA GAATGAGAACAGCACTGCTTGTGCTGTGGCATCCCAGTCAGCAGGGGGCGGTAGGACAAGGTATTTCTGTAAGCTGTCCAAGGTCAAGCACTTCGTTTCCTTGGATCTGCAAGTGTTCCAGAATGGAGCACCACTCCACAACCGCAGCCTTTCCATTGAccttgtgt TTCTGCTGGATCCCCCCGCCAACCTGACGGTCAGGAGGACTGAGCAGAGGGGCCAGCTGAGGCTGCGCTggctgcccccctccctgaaGTACATGGCCGAGAGCATGATGTACGAGGTCCGCTACGCCCTGGCGGGCAGTCCCGCGCGAAAG CTGGAGGTGGTGCGTGGCAACACAGAGTTCATACTGCGCAGCCTGAATGCTGGCACCAGGTACGAAGTGTGGGTCCGTGCCAAGCCTGACGGCCTCACCTACAACGGCTACTGGAGTGCTTGGACGCCCTCGGTCTCCATGGAAACTCCTCCCAGCG ACCTGGACCCACTCGTGATTGGGCTCTGCCTGGTCATTTCTCTAATCCTGACCCTGCTGTCTCTCATGGCGTTCCTGTCCCATCGCAG GTACTTATGGAAGATATGGCCTGTCCATATTCCCAGTCCAGAAAACCAGTTTCCAGGTCTCTTCACGGTGTATGGAGGTGACTTTCTG GAGTGGCTGGGCCAAAGCAGTGGATGGTTGCAACTGAGGCCTAGCCTCTTCTACCAGGAAGCAATGTCAGGCCCATTGGAGGTGCTGTCCGAGGCCAGTAATGGGCCCCTCAGCCCTGGTCTCACCCTGCTCCCCAGGGCATCCGGCATGCAGCAGGGGgtgagtgaggaagaggaggaagaagatgaCGGGAGTGTGAAACTGGGCTCCACTTCCATGGAAAGGTCGAAGACACCCTCCTATGAGTGCTGGCTGATGGATCAACTCCAGACTCTGCAGAAGCAGCCCATCCCCAGCCCCTGGCCCTCCCTCCTGCAGTCCCAGGATGCTTATGTGACTCTAGACCAGATCTCCCAGCCTGGCAGCAGAGACGGCGTGCCTTCCCCGCCCTTAATACTAGACGATGTTTCTGAAGAGTTGCACGTCCTCGTCGCAGCCCCCGGGAACGCCACGTCCCGCTCCGAACTCGGGGCCCCTTGCCAGGGTTTCAGATCGGGCAGACTGTCCTCCCATTCTGGCTTTGAGTACCCCCAAAATCCCTGGCTGTCCAAGGGACCTGGGTCGCCCTACCTGGCCGTGGCTGATTCGGGCGTCTCCATGGACTACAGCCCCATGAGTTCCAGTACGACTCGATCGGGTGGGGCTGGAAGCCTCTATGCTA CTGACCAACGAGAACTCCACTGCACCATTTTGGCGAACTTCCAATCGCCACTGCCGTCCGAGTATCGGGCCTTCTCCCTTACCGGCGGCGTGGGTGGCGGTGACGCCCGCACCGGAGAAGTAGATCTGCCAAGCGGCCCCCGGCTCCCCGGCAGTGCCGGGAAGGGCGCAGCTCCAGTCCCGGTCGAGGGTACCCCGTACGGGGAAGTAGCGGTCGAGGACGGAGAGGACGGGATCTGGAGCCGGCAGCTCGCTGCCCGCGTGCCCCTGCCTGCCGGTGTCGAAAGAGACGATGACCCGACAGGGAGcgcaggccccgcccctctcctccaGCTTCCCGGTGAGGAAGGCCGCCGTGTCGGCCAATAG